The Ooceraea biroi isolate clonal line C1 chromosome 1, Obir_v5.4, whole genome shotgun sequence genome has a window encoding:
- the LOC105274972 gene encoding serine/threonine-protein kinase ATR isoform X3, translating into MEVNNDSATPQDNSTITVADSVWRFINSPIIAIFSDLENPATEQMLCSLLESLLKRSSTLTTVLVPPFVGTVDETLQQQYAAFTTWLFGTMFHLLCVPSSDVILSNSIEVQACMLRILSRHHMMMFETISLEYLNILDEISEFYLNSEETEEITLSKFHTEKNIIQNLDLTPFPATIKSSSVPAVLTSLFKVIMKTGVSAWNQRVLWDKTVMILVKSSPDFKIEALRLCTEIMQYCLIEDRDLMIITTYSLEIVKSLPAWINSFHLPAHLLSQFAETLTRLIQLLPVSFKVVELCFEVINFIASECSVHDVKAEATKKLMETTCCKIKQYLIVEPKSCTISDAQRLLACSVWCPAVIDIFMQYVLFDIRRAVAQNKVILATEISESWKLLRKKLMSLVQAEKFTEVLHIAQASSSLQCYLEKESIEVRLYENDLNVMLKILIQNLNSEGCQDEQIIFQILMNFMAHNESNKVLLQTILALPFTQDFKGSMEISQRMVQRAKSLDVATMIRCLETLCAHGSGKERLKLLRMCVLNGESQIAVTAVLNSMLLLNDAHIKLKDINQYILNVGLSSTKVEIHEALARVLGQIACVSSGKAKISKSPNSREWTIHCEHCTENIKRNVELDVRRYPPTVYDHVFNTYLKLLTSTNDPVRLNISKSILSLSNHVKSFNTNEVAKKWLPYIHDNDVEIRSNIASVIGRLLSNRISISESANAHLPDTVPDDLDEFVDLVIDEIANTLATALGTSNYSLHDTLLVTAKNFVCVPLHLTERRILNAFLITILHPNSSPVAVASATVAFQDVADFLDISPKVLYVRYRKNFLQIIMERAVSNYISFSYNIATTVHRVAKCIGYEGSRQLLRKDGHYAICFLIACIVDEPKAHELFYDIAELISMDVKQMLEEYFPYICSHAFLGTSVRVTTETLKLVMKLTGFSLAQLTKQSFMGIFEELMLHFYESPEKIVGFLEIISEYDNNQKGNFRTQEQVASYLNLRLHGILVNFDIKLGPKSDEHTQQSALASLAVLIRYMGAAYLTPLRYKILATLRTSLGFNRPGFPRLVCDAWDAFIHNITFEDLGPLFPTICVSLMQLQKTFPERVNKMLEFLIVRSNEGDNSHISELFFIDDIEVPTHISDIVKAHILQAKPEGFNVNLKLWLRRITHETDEVRVRALKYLQTFLEEHRSELNSMILSETDVHPLIVELLDILLIGCQDKDESIRLRYGECLGELGAIEPSLLPRRIISREDSNFISDMNEEFACALLVEHVRAFQMQKNSQSMDCFSLAIQEILRAYDISPQGRNSELWNNLPSTMQQIIIPFLTSHYKIVTVSDDNEFPHPIYGSEAGSSVENWAYNWLCSMSSAVRDTTLNNVLQACKLAFKRDIKTLIFCLPYIVSYIIANDQEEDYVKLREEMLAVINVRDKPVLDPVLLRHQPLRYGQSVKADNNRISEETKRTRCSRVVFCILDHLQRWLREQRLIQDSRYEAIKKFCSSLDSLVVAEGCYQSREYHRALMYLEQHMAFSNKGLSESIEGGLLAKIYAQLDEPDGVSGILVTQDQSPTLQQLVLAHEVNGQLQDAATCYERLAQKKDLKHTYLQGMIQCYVDLDQPFTAKHITEGLLSNRPELEPLITEHELFWRLAHFSRFEESSQKNIKHVLLDDLVKGIKPDLLSLKKNLVSLLEDTSRPGAYQQSYSYIMKLHILNEFDKATSMMLNNAEDLPAMLEEWENRGQLLRASRGVEFVLSMRRAILDLAVQLQGKTRNTENSMLKQEIGKIWLKSAKIARKAGLYQRAYMHILSASDSCPPQPLYIEQAQLYWQKGCQEDAFTTLKRSFSNCFQPVQYYKQLPSEQCNEERKQCAKAKLLFAKYNDETLNIDTDGCILNYKEAIEVWRGWEKSWLSCAQYYENIIERMTEDDKDRNRRDLQVHMMNFYGKSLQYGCKYIHHSMPKMLTTWLDLASRAMGTSDLDPEISRLRQDRVSKMTQIMEVYHHRLPTFMWLTAFSQLVSRICHPSPQVQNTLCTILVKLISAYPQHCLWMMASVFNSSYPTRQKRCQEILNNAQLKTPEMSKLIRDFHRLWERLIELSNKTIPDGMLNTTMNHLSRNLPRLLVSKDFSPIMIPTTKFRQLHLPSKNGSIEDHNPFLLRWVHIAKIEENVVIMPSLQRPRRITLRGSDGKRYLFMCKPKDDLRKDFRLMEFNDIVNKYLQNDPESRQRRLYIRTYSVVPLNEECGLIEWVPNLVGLRPTLNNLYREKGIAVPHKEFKTMLCEMDSLKEHPLEKKRQMYLEKLLPRHPPIFGDWFRIMFPDPYGWYEARTAYIRTTAVMSMVGYILGLGDRHGENILFDSKCGDCVHVDFNCLFNRGELFDWPERVPFRLTHNMVDAMGPLKIEGPFRRACQITMRVLRQESSTLLSVLTPFVYDPLVSWNKNQLGEAAEKTNEKAVEHIKNIEQRLKGLIRYPGRKAENIALHLSVEGQTNHLILEATSVDNLCQMYCGWGAFL; encoded by the exons atggAAGTAAATAATGACTCGGCAACTCCTCAAGATAACAGCAC GATAACTGTCGCTGATTCAGTATGGAGATTTATTAACAGTCCGATAATTGCGATTTTTTCTGATCTGGAAAATCCTGCAACAGAGCAGATGCTTTGTTCTCTTTTAGAGTCCTTGTTGAAAAGATCGTCCACCTTAACTACTGTGTTGGTTCCACCATTTGTTGGTACAGTGGATGAAACACTGCAACAACAATATGCAG CATTTACGACCTGGTTATTCGGCACAATGTTTCACTTGCTATGTGTACCGTCTAGTGATGTGATACTTTCCAACAGTATTGAAGTACAAGCTTGTATGCTCAGAATCTTGTCAAGGCATCACATGATGATGTTTGAGACCATTAGTTTGgagtatttaaatatacttgATG AAATTTcagagttttatttaaatagtgaAGAAACGGAGGAAATAACTCTCTCAAAATTTCACAcggaaaagaatattatacaaaatttggATCTAACGCCATTTCCTGCAACAATTAAATCGTCAAGTGTGCCAGCAGTGCTAACATCTCTATTTAAA GTAATTATGAAGACTGGTGTCTCAGCTTGGAATCAAAGAGTATTGTGGGACAAAACTGTCATGATACTTGTTAAATCTTCTCCAGATTTTAAGATTGAAGCGTTGCGTCTCTGTACagaaataatgcaatattgtCTCATTGAAGATCGA GACTTGATGATTATAACTACATATAGTCTGGAAATAGTGAAGAGTCTCCCAGCCTGGATTAATTCATTCCACTTGCCTGCGCATTTGTTATCTCAGTTTGCGGAAACATTAACGCGCTTGATACAGTTGTTACCTGTTTCGTTCAAGGTTGTCGAACTGTGTTTTGAAGTCATCAACTTCATCGCTTCCGAATGTTCCG TACACGATGTAAAAGCTGAGGCAACAAAGAAATTAATGGAGACAACATGTTGTAAGATTAAGCAGTATTTGATTGTCGAGccaaagtcctgtaccatttcgGACGCCCAACGATTGTTAGCTTGCTCCGTATGGTGTCCG gcTGTCATCGACATTTTCATGCAATatgttctttttgatattAGACGGGCTGTTGCGCAGAACAAAGTTATTCTTGCTACAGAAATCAGCGAATCGTGGAAATTATTGAGAAAGAAGTTAATGAGCCTTGTGCAGGCTGAAAAGTTTACGGAAGTTCTGCACATTGCTCAAGCCTCGTCCTCGTTGCAATGCTACctggagaaagagagtatCGAAGTGAGACTGTACGAAAACGACTTGAACGTTATGTTAAAGATTCTCATACAAAATTTGAACTCGGAGGGATGCCAGGACGAGCAGATCATTTTCCAAATCTTGATGAATTTCATGGCTCATAATGAATCGAATAAAGTTTTGTTGCAAACAATACTAGCGCTGCCGTTCACGCAAGATTTCAAAGGATCCATGGAAATCAGTCAGAGAATGGTGCAGAGAGCAAAGTCTCTGGATGTTGCAACGATGATACGGTGCCTCGAAACGTTGTGCGCACACGGCAGCGGAAAggagagattaaaattattacggaTGTGTGTATTGAACGGCGAGTCACAAATAGCCGTTACGGCAGTGTT GAACAGTATGTTATTACTGAACGACGCGCATATAAAGTTGAAGGATATTAATCAGTACATTCTAAACGTTGGCTTATCTTCGACGAAAGTGGAAATACACGAGGCTCTTGCCAGGGTATTGGGCCAGATTGCCTGCGTCTCGTCAGGGAAGGCGAAAATCAG TAAGTCGCCGAATAGCAGAGAATGGACGATACATTGCGAACACTGCACAGAGAATATCAAACGCAACGTTGAACTCGACGTACGTCGTTATCCTCCAACTGTTTACGATCACGTTTTTAACACGTACCTTAAGCTGCTTACATCGACGAATGATCCCGTACGCTTGAACATCTCCAAaagcattctctctctctcgaatcATGTAAAATCGTTTAATACGAACGAAGTGGCGAAGAAATGGCTCCCTTATATACACGACAACGACGTCGAGATCCGGTCGAACATTGCGTCGGTGATCGGGCGATTGTTGAGTAATAGGATTTCGATATCGGAGAGCGCCAACGCACATTTGCCAGACACTGTACCAGACGATCTAGACGAATTCGTCGATCTGGTAATTGACGAGATAGCCAATACGCTTGCGACTGCGTTGGGCACCTCCAATTATTCCTTGCACGACACGTTACTCGTCACTGCCAAGAATTTTGTATg TGTGCCATTACATTTGACAGAGAGAAGAATCTTGAATGCATTCTTAATCACAATATTACATCCGAATTCATCACCTGTCGCTGTAGCATCCGCTACCGTAGCGTTTCAGGATGTTGCTGACTTCCTGGACATCTCGCCAAAAGTTTTATACGTTCGATATCGAAAGAATTTTCTACAG ATTATAATGGAACGCGCGGTGAGCAATTACATAAGCTTCTCGTATAATATAGCAACCACTGTACATCGCGTCGCCAAGTGCATTGGCTACGAAGGATCGCGTCAATTACTGCGCAAGGATGGCCATTACGCGATTTGCTTCCTGATTGCCTGCATCGTCGACGAACCGAAAGCACACGAACTTTTCTACGACATAGCCGAACTCATAAGTATGGATGTAAAGCAGATGCTCGAAGAATACTTTCCG taTATTTGCAGCCATGCATTTTTAGGGACGTCTGTACGCGTAACTACTGAGACTCTGAAGCTCGTGATGAAGTTAACAGGATTCAGCCTCGCACAACTTACGAAGCAGTCATTCATG gGTATCTTTGAAGAACTTATGTTACACTTTTACGAGTCCCCTGAGAAAATAGTAGggtttttagaaattatttcggaatatgataataatcaaAAAGGGAACTTTCGCACACAAGAACAAGTT GCGTCTTACTTAAATCTACGATTACACGGCATACTGGTGAATTTTGACATAAAACTTGGCCCGAAGTCGGACGAACACACACAGCAATCTGCACTTGCCTCGTTGGCAGTTTTGATCCGTTACATGGGTGCTGCTTATCTAACTCCACTTCGATACAAAATTTTAGCTACGTTACGGACTTCGCTTGGATTTAACAGACCCGGTTTTCCGCGCCTGGTCTGTGACGCGTGGGACGCTTTTATTCACAA TATAACTTTTGAGGATCTAGGACCATTGTTTCCAACGATATGTGTATCACTGATGCAGTTACAGAAAACATTCCCTGAAAGAGTTAACAAAATGTTAGAATTTTTGATCGTTCGAAGTAACGAAGGAGACAACAGTCACATCTccgaattatttttcatagatGACATCGAAGTTCCTACTCACATATCTGATATAGTTAAGGCACATATTTTGCAGGCGAA GCCTGAAGGATTTAACGTCAATTTAAAGTTATGGTTGAGACGGATCACTCATGAAACTGACGAAGTGCGAGTGAGAGCTTTGAAATATCTGCAGACATTTTTGGAGGAGCATCGTAGTGAGCTTAACAGTATGATATTAAGCGAAACCGACGTCCATCCACTAATTGTTGaa ttGCTAGATATTTTGTTGATTGGATGTCAAGATAAAGATGAATCTATCCGTTTACGTTATGGGGAATGTCTGGGAGAATTGGGAGCGATCGAGCCGAGTCTTCTTCCACGAAGAATCATTTCTAGag AGGATAGCAACTTTATATCAGACATGAATGAGGAATTCGCGTGTGCACTACTTGTCGAACATGTACGGGCTTTCCAAATGCAAAAGAACAGCCAAAGTATGGATTGTTTTTCTCTCGCAATACAg GAGATATTGAGAGCCTACGACATTTCTCCGCAAGGTCGAAACAGTGAATTGTGGAATAATTTGCCATCTACAATGCAACAGATTATTATTCCCTTTTTAACGTCCCACTATAAAATAGTGACTGTTAGTGACGACAATGAATTTCCACATCCTATTTATGG CTCTGAAGCGGGTTCTTCAGTCGAAAACTGGGCTTACAACTGGCTTTGCAGTATGTCCAGCGCTGTGCGAGATACAACGCTCAATAATGTATTACAGGCGTGCAAATTGGCATTCAAGCGAGATATAAAAACGTTGATCTTTTGTCTGCCGTATATCGTGT CGTACATAATTGCGAACGACCAAGAAGAGGATTACGTTAAACTCAGAGAAGAAATGCTGGCTGTGATTAACGTTCGAGACAAGCCCGTGTTGGATCCTGTACTTTTGCGTCATCAACCACTTCGGTATGGACAGAGCGTAAAGGCCGATAACAATAGAATCTCCGAGGAAACCAAGCGCACACGCTGCTCGCGA GTGGTCTTTTGCATATTGGATCATTTGCAAAGGTGGCTCAGGGAACAAAGATTAATTCAGGATAGCAGATATGAAGCAATAAAAA aattttgtAGCAGTTTAGACAGCCTGGTAGTGGCGGAAGGTTGCTACCAGTCGCGGGAGTATCATCGGGCATTGATGTACCTGGAACAACATATGGCGTTCAGTAACAAAGGTTTATCAGAATCGATAGAAGGCGGTTTACTCGCT aaaatttatgcGCAACTCGATGAACCCGATGGAGTCTCTGGTATCCTGGTGACCCAAGATCAGTCGCCTACCTTGCAGCAGCTAGTTCTAGCCCACGAAGTTAATGGACAGCTACAA gaTGCAGCTACATGTTACGAAAGATTGGCACAGAAGAAGGACTTGAAACATACGTATCTGCAAGGTATGATCCAGTGTTACGTCGATCTGGATCAACCGTTCACTGCCAAGCACATCACCGAGGGCTTGTTAAGCAATAG ACCAGAACTGGAGCCTCTCATCACCGAACACGAGCTCTTCTGGAGACTCGCTCATTTCTCCCGATTCGAAGAATCTTCGCAAAAGAACATAAAACATGTATTACTAGATGATCTCGTGAAAGGAATCAAGCCAGACTTGCTGTCGCTAAAGAAGAATCTGGTATCACTATTAGAAGATACCTCTCGACCAGGAGCTTATCAACAGAGTTACTCGTATATCATGAA GCTACATATATTGAACGAATTTGACAAGGCAACGTCGATGATGCTGAATAACGCGGAGGACCTTCCAGCGATGCTGGAAGAATGGGAGAACCGTGGTCAGCTGTTGAGGGCGTCTCGTGGCGTAGAGTTTGTCCTGAGTATGCGTAGGGCGATCTTGGATTTAGCTGTACAGTTACAAGGAAAGACTCGCAATACGGAAAACTCCATGCTGAAACAAGAAATTGGTAAAATAtggttgaaaagtgccaaaattgCTCGAAA AGCCGGCTTGTATCAACGGGCGTATATGCACATCCTGTCGGCTAGCGATTCATGTCCGCCGCAACCATTGTACATAGAACAAGCCCAGTTATACTGGCAGAAAGGTTGCCAGGAAGACGCTTTCACCACTTTAAAGCGTTCCTTTTCGAATTGTTTCCAACCAGTCCAGTATTACAAGCAATTACCCTCCGAACAATGCaacgaagaaaggaagcaGTGCGCAAAG GCAAAACttctttttgcaaaatataacgACGAGACTCTCAACATCGATACAGATGGTTGTATTCTCAATTACAAAGAAGCGATAGAAGTTTGGAGAGGATGGGAAAAGAGTTGGCTGTCGTGCGCTCAATATTACGAGAACATCATCGAGAGAATGACCGAGGATGACAAGGATAGAAACAGACG AGATCTACAAGTGCACATGATGAACTTTTACGGCAAGTCGCTTCAGTACGGTTGTAAGTACATCCACCACTCGATGCCCAAGATGTTGACTACTTGGCTGGACTTGGCCTCCCGCGCTATGGGTACCTCCGATCTAGATCCGGAAATCAGTAGACTCCGTCAGGATCGCGTATCGAAGATGACTCAGATCATGG AGGTCTATCATCACAGATTACCGACATTTATGTGGCTGACTGCGTTCAGCCAGCTTGTATCCAGGATCTGTCATCCGTCTCCGCAAGTACAGAACACACTTTGCACGATCCTGGTGAAATTGATCTCGGCGTATCCTCAGCATTGCTTGTGGATGATGGCATCAGTGTTtaac TCCTCGTACCCCACGCGACAGAAACGATGCCAGGAGATCCTAAATAATGCGCAACTGAAAACACCGGAGATGTCCAAGCTTATTAGAGATTTCCACAGACTTTGGGAAAGACTAATTGAATTATCCAACAAAACGATACCAGAT GGCATGTTGAACACCACGATGAATCATCTGTCAAGAAATTTGCCCAGATTACTCGTGAGTAAAGATTTCAGTCCGATCATGATACCAACGACAAAATTCAGACAGCTACACCTTCCCTCGAAGAATGGTTCAATCGAAGATCACAATCCTTTCTTATT GAGATGGGTGCACATAGCAAAGATAGAAGAAAACGTGGTAATAATGCCGTCGCTTCAACGACCGCGACGGATCACGTTGAGAGGATCGGACGGGAAACGATATCTCTTTATGTGCAAGCCGAAAGACGACTTGCGTAAAGATTTCAGATTGATGGAATTCAACGACATTGTGAACAAGTATCTTCAAAATGATCCAGAATCGCGACAAAGGAGACTCTATATACGAACATAC AGCGTTGTGCCATTAAATGAAGAATGTGGTTTAATAGAGTGGGTACCAAATCTCGTGGGTCTTCGACCTACTCTTAATAATCTATACAGGGAAAAAGGCATTGCAGTTCCGCACAAGGAATTTAAAACGATGCTATGTGAGATGGACT CGTTAAAAGAACATCCGTTAGAAAAGAAGAGGCAAATGTATCTGGAGAAACTATTACCGCGGCATCCGCCCATATTTGGAGACTGGTTTCGCATTATGTTCCCTGATCCATACGGATG GTACGAAGCTCGTACGGCATACATTAGAACCACTGCCGTCATGTCCATGGTGGGATACATACTTGGGCTTGGAGATCGTCACGGGGAGAACATACTGTTCGATTCCAAGTGCGGAGATTGCGTACACGTTGATTTTAACTGCTTGTTCAACAGA GGTGAACTTTTCGATTGGCCCGAACGTGTACCGTTCCGTTTGACGCACAACATGGTGGATGCCATGGGTCCGCTAAAAATTGAGGGACCATTCAGACGCGCCTGCCAAATTACTATGCGAGTACTTCGGCAGGAATCGAGCACACTATTGAGCGTCCTGACGCCCTTCGTCTACGATCCACTCGTCAGTTGGAATAAGAATCAACTCGGTGAAGCGGCTGAAAAAACGAACGAAAAA GCTGTGGAACACATAAAGAACATCGAGCAACGGTTGAAAGGTTTGATTCGATATCCCGGAAGGAAAGCTGAAAATATCGCGTTGCATCTTAGCGTCGAGGGACAGACTAATCATTTGATTTTGGAGGCGACAAGCGTGGATAATCTGTGCCAGATGTATTGCGGCTGGGGCGCATTTTTGTAA